The DNA segment TGGCCGGATTGCTCGCCTTTTTTCCACAGTTTCTGTCGGCTTCGGCTGAAGAATACGGCATTGCCGGTTTCCAGAGTCAGCTTGAGGGCTTCGTCATTCATGTACGCCACCATCAGCACCTGACCGCTATCAGCGTCCTGTGAAATGGCTGTGATCAAGCCGTTTGCATCGAATTTTGGCTGAAACGAAAGACCTTCTTCGATTTTCTTGTCTGCTGCCACTTCTATTATCTCCTTAATTGTGTTAGTATCTCGGCCGATTAGTTTTACCTGTAAGAATCGATAACGCAAGGATTTTAAGGGAAATTATATTGTCGCCAGCCTGGACCAGCACCCATAAGCAGTTCATGACCGTCTCGATCCGGGTTTTGATCGCTGCTGGAGCCCTGTATCTGGTTTTCAAAGGTGAAGATCTAACCGAGCTGGGCGATGTAATGCTTGGGCTCAACAAGCTCGTTTTTGCGGGTGCACTGGGGCTTTATTTAGCAGGTCAGGCTGTTTTTGTACTTCGCTGGCGGCTCATTTCGAGTGTTCAATCCGTGCATTTTGGCTTTTTTGCAGGGCTTAAGCTGCACTTTCTTGGGCTTTTCTACAATAATTGCCTGCCCAGCGCGGTCGGAGGCGATCTGCTTCGGGCCTGGTACGTAACCAAGCATTGTGACCCTGATCGCAAGGTCGAAGCGGTTTTGAGTGTCGCTGTTGACAGAGCTGTAGGTCTGATCGGAATGATCCTGATGGCTGCGACTTTCTATTTTCTCTGGCCTGTAGAGACGGCTGACGCCCAAACAGCTCCTGTAACCGCAGGTGAGGGGGGCGGCCAGCTTGTAGGATTTCTAAAATTCGGTGGTGTTCTGTTTCTCTGCGTACTTTTTGCTTTGGCGGTCCTTACAGCGTCAAAAAAGGGTCGTAATTGGCTCGTAAGTTTGGTCAGCAGGGTCGAGCATTTATTTATACATGTCGTCAAAACGTTCGTAACAGCCGTTGGTCTTTATTCCAGACGAATGCATGTAATACTGCTAGGGATCGTATTGACGTTTTTTTCGCAGGGCCTTTGCATACTGGGCTTCTGGCTGTGCGGACGGAACCTTGGTCTGGACGTTAATGTAAAGTATTACTATGTACTATTTCCGGTTTCGTGGATGATCGGTTCGCTTCCGATCAGTATCGGAGGGGTCGGGCTGATGGAGGGGTGGTTGAAGATAGCCTTCACCAAGCTTTCCGGTGGTCAGTCAGTGCTTGCAGCGGCAGTGGCTATCTGTCAGCGACTGATCTGGCTGATCGGCTCGATACCCGGCTTGCTGATACATATTTTTGGTGCACATCTGCCGACACACAAAGAAGAGATTTTTATTGACTCGGCCGAAGAGATAGATTAGTGTTGCATAATAAGGTATAAATTTACGCTTGAATGACGAAAAAATCACGTGTTAAGTGATTTTGAAAATACACCAGCGGCACTCCGCAAAGGACAGCGGTATGCGGGCTTTGAAAAACTTTAGAACTTACTTTCTGCGGGGCTTGGCTGCCCTTTTGCCGACGATTGTAACCCTTTGGATATTCTTCCAATCCTACATGTTCGTCGAGAACAGGGTCAGTGTGCACGTCAACAGATGGCTCGTGCAGACCATTCTGTTATTTACCGACAGGTACAGCAAGGAATTCCTGACCGATTTCTGGGTTCACGGTCCCGGCAAGATTACCGGTTTCTTTGTTGCGATTGTCGGCGTAGTATTTATTGGAGCGTTCCTTGCGAGCGTAGTAGGCCGTTCGTTCTGGCACGTTATAGAACGTACCCTGATGAGGGCTCCGCTGATAAAAAAGGTGTATCCGTTTGTTAAACAGATCACTGATTTTCTTTTGACGCAGAAAACGTTGTCTTTTACGAGGGTTGTGGCCCTTCAATACCCTCGAAGAGGTGTATGGTCGGTAGGTATGGTTACCGGAACGGGACTGAAAACGATCTCGAAGGCTAAAAACAAGGAATTTTTAACGGTTTTTGTGCCTACATCGCCTACACCTTTTACAGGATATGTTATAATGACACCCAGAGATGAAACGATAGAACTTGATATGACGATAGAGGAAGCACTGAGATTTACTATTAGCGGCGGCGTTATCACGCCATCTGACCGTGAGACTTTCAAGCAGCTTTCTGAAAGCGATCAGAAGGCGATCGATAGCGAAAAATAGCTTCTGGTTTTTATGTTACACAGGGAGAGTAAAATGCTTTTCACGATCACAGGTAAACACTTGGACGTTACAGAAGCAATGAAGGCACACGCTGAAGAGAAGACAGCTAAGCTGCCCCGATACTTCGACGGTATCAACCAGGTCGAAGTGGTTATCGAGGGTAACGAGGGAGGACGAACTTCGGTTGAGATCATCGCCCGCGGCGAACATAACAATATTTTCATTGCCAAAGAAGCCGGCGATGATACATATGCATGCATAGATATAGTCGTTCACAAGCTGCAGAGACAGCTTAGGAAGAAAAAACAGAAACAGCGTAACAATAAGCATATCCCAGGTCCATCTGCGGCAGGCATTCCTCCTGAATCAGAGGAAGAAGTCGCCTGAGGCAGACTGGCTGGGAAGAATTAGTGGTGTGTTTAGGAGAAAAGATGAAACTAAAGGATTTTATTTGCTTCGACGCTATTGTGCCCGAACTGGATTCGAATGACCGTGACGCAGTTATATCTGAGCTGGTCAATTCGCTGGAAAAAGCCGGCAAGACACAGGGAATACCTGTTGATGAATTGATCGAGGCTGTAATTAAACGAGAAAACGAAGCCAGTACCGGTATTGGCAAAGGTATTGCCGTGCCCCATGTGAAGCATTCAGGTATCAAGAAGCTGGTTGGCACGATTGGTTGCAGCAGCGCCGGAGTTGATTTTTCCGCTCTCGATAAACAGCCGACCTATTCTGTAATGCTTCTTCTCAGCCCCGCTGAGGATCCGGACAGGCATCTTCAGGCAATGGAGTGCATTTTCAAGAATCTGCAAAATGACGATTTCAGAAAGTTCCTTCGTCAGGCCCAGACAGCCGAGAAGATCAAAGAAGTCGTTGAGGATGTTGGTGGTAAATGACCGAGAGAAGGTTCGCTTGCCATTACCAAACTTAGGAGATCTCCACGGTGGCCGAAAACATAAAGGACATCGAAGTTGAAATAAAGAATGCTGACGGGCTGCATATGCGTCCTGCTATGCAATTCGTTGATATTGCAAGTAAGTACGACAGTGGCATTACAGTGTCTAACGGTGAGTCCACAGTTGACGCTAAGAGCATCATGCAGGTTACGATGCTGGCGGCCACATGCGGGACAAGGTTGCAGATTCATATTGAAGGCGAAGATGCCGAAGACGCAGCAGAAGATTTGCGACAGCTTGTTGAGGATAAGATGTTTGACGAGCCTGCTGGAGCACCTTCCGGCGACGACGGCCGAAACAACTAACGGAAACATATGGAAATAAGAAAAGGTATTGCTGTATCGCCCGGTATCGCTATAGCCGGGCCTCTTGTAATTGATTCGAAGGATTTCAGGATCCCTCGAAGATCAATTCTGCCTTCCCAGCGGGAGCAGGAAGTTCAACGTGTGCGCGATGCCTTTGCCGGAGCCATACACGAGCTGAGCAAGCTCGAAAAAGCCGAAGGCGTTCAAAAAGACAATATCAAGGATATTTTCGCCGTTCATCTTCGTTTCCTGCGTGACAAGAGCTTTCTGGCCAGGATCACCGATTTCGTATCAGAAGAGCTGGTAACGGCAGAATACGCTGTATCTACTATCCTGCGTGAGATCGCATCGCATTTCGCAAGCATAGACGATGTGTACATCAGCGAACGTGCGGCTGACATCTATGACATCGAGAATCGTCTGCTCACACAATTGCTGGGCAAGGTTCAGGAATCCGTCGAGCACACCAGCGAAGAGAGCGTCGTAATCGCCCACGATCTGACGCCGACGCAGACTGCCAGCTTCAACAAGGAATTCATCAAAGGTTTCGCAACTGAGGCCGGTGGGCGAACGAGTCATACCGCGATTGTAGCTAGAACGCTGGGCATACCGGCTGTTGTAGCTATCGAGGATCTCACGTCGGCTGTCACGCCAAACAGCACCATTATAATCGACGGTAATCGCGGCGTGGTGGTGGTCGACCCGGACGAGGAAACGCGGAGACAGTATGAGGATTATGCCCGCGAGTTCATACGGCTCGAGCATGAGCTGGACAACCTTCGCGACAAGCCCGCGGTAACTCGTGACGGTGTGGTTGTCAAATTGCTGGGCAACATCGAATTTCCTGCTGAAGCTGATATGGTTCTCGAAAAGGGCGGTGAAGGCATAGGCCTGTATCGAACGGAGTTCTTGTATCTTTACAGCGGTTCCGAACCAACCGAAGAGGATCACTATGAAGCTTATGCCCAGACGGTTCGAAATTTCGGCGAAAAACCAGTCGTAATACGGACGATGGACCTGGGTGCGGATAAACTGCCTCATGACAGCCCTTATCCTGCCGATACTAATCCAGTGCTTGGTCTGCGGTCAATACGTTACTGCCTGCAGAATTTGACATTGTTCAAGACTCAGCTACGTGCGATACTGCGTGCATCTGTACTCGGTAATATTCGGGTGATGTTCCCGCTTATTACCAATTTGCAGGAGCTCCGCCAGGCCAAGATGATCCTGCGGGACGTCATGGAAGATCTTGACGAATACGAGGTGCCTTACAATCCAAGCATCCCTATCGGCATCATGGTCGAGACACCCAGTGCAGCGCTGACCGCGTCTCTGCTAGCCTCGGAAGTCGATTTTTTCAGTATCGGGACAAACGACCTGATACAGTATACGCTTGCGGTTGACAGGTCCAACGAGCGTGTTGCGACACTATCTACGGCGGCTGATCCGGCTGTCCTTCGACTGCTTCGAAGCGTAATACATGATGCCAATAAGGGTAAGATCGACCTGAGCATTTGCGGCGAGGTCGCATCTGACCCTGAATTCGTGATGCTGCTGCTCGGTATGGGAGTGCGGACGTTGTCTATGGCATCGCCTATGATACCTGAGATCAAACAGATCGTACGATCTGTAACCATAGAGGAATGTAATTATCTGGCCCGGAAAGTGGCGACTATGGATTCGCCTCGCCAGATAAAGAATTTCCTGAGAGATTCGGCAACTAAAATTTTGCCCGAAGCGTTCTAGCGGACCTCGATGAAGATGCCGGACTTATAAGACGGCAGTTTTGTCCGCAGGAGTGACGAACGCATTGATCACATGACAGCAACGGAAAATAAAACTTTGTTAATCTGGTTTCGGGTTGGGGGAAGCCTGAGATTTCTGTCGCACCGAGAGGGCGCGACAATGATAGAACGTGCGCTTATAAGAGCTGACATTCCCGTTAAATTCAGCCAGGGATTCAATCCTCGTCCCCGCCTTTCACTTCCCTTGCCCAGAAGTGTCGGTACTGCGTGCGAAAGAGACCTGGCCTGCGTTGGGCTCGATGCTGCCGAGCCCGATGAAAGGCTTATTGCCGAAGATTTAGCCCGGGAACTGCCTGCCGGAGCGGATCTGCTTGAAATAGAAATACGGGAGGGGCGCATTTCTCCGCACGCTTCAGCAGCCACCTACGTAATTCCTGCAGGAAAACTGATGGAGGACAGGGAATTCGTCGATGCGGTCGCTCTTTTGGAGGCCAAACTGCGTAAGGGTGAGCCGGTAGTGGTGATCCGTCGGAGCAAGAAAGGACGAACTGTTCAGAAGGATGTTTCTCAGTTCATTGCACGGATCGAGAACAGAGGTGGTGAGATATGCATCGAAACGCTGATCACGGATGCCGGGTCGGTGCGCGTAGATGAACTTTTAACCCTGCTTGGCGTTGATATGACACGTCTGGCAGGTCCGATTACCCGCACGAATGTAGTGTGGGATATATGAGGGGGATGTTAATAACTATAATGATCACATTGAAAAATACGGACTTTGAAAAATGTCAAAAGAAATGCTAATTAACTCTGTGCAGGGCGAAGAATGCCGTGTCGCAGTAGTAGATAACAAAAAACTCGATGAACTATACATCGAACGCGCCAGCCTGGTCAGCCATGTTGGCAATATGTACAAAGGAAAGATCGTAAATATCGAACCCAGTATCCAGGCCGCTTTTATTGATTTTGGCCTGGCGAAGAATGGTTTTTTGCACATTAGTGACGTGCATCCGAAATACCTGTCCGGCAAAGCCGACAAATCCGAAAAGATCGGTCGTCGTCAGTCACTCAGCAAACGCCCGCCGATACAGAGATGTCTCAAAAAGGGCCAGGAGCTGATCGTACAGGTTACCAAAGAGGGCATCGGAACGAAGGGGCCTACACTGACAACGTATCTGTCCTTGCCAGGCAAACATATAGTTATGATGCCCGGTATGAGCAAGGTTGGAGTTTCGCAGAAGATCGAGGATGAGGATGAGCGAAAGCGGCTCAAGAAAATCATCGACAGCCTGGAGCTTCCCAAGGATTTCGGCTTTATTATTCGTACAGCCGCTATCGGAGCGACCAAGCGTTCATTGCGTAACGACGTAAATTATCTCACGCGTTTGTGGAAGGCCATCCGCAAAAAGATGGAAACCTCAAAGGCGCCGGCCGAGATATATAAGGAATCCGATCTTGTCATCAGAACCATTCGGGACGTGTTTACGAGCAGTATCAGCAAGATCGTGTGTGACAGCGAGATTGTCTCAAAGAAAGCGCGGGATTTTCTCAGCATCATTCAGCCGAGACTGAAGCGCCGCGTGATATACTATGACGGCAAGACGCCGTTGTTCCACAAGTATGGGATCGAGCAGGAGATAACGAACATTCAGTCGAGCCGTGTCGAGCTGAACTGCGGCGGCTCGCTGGTTATCGAGCAGACTGAGGCGCTGGTCGCTATAGACGTTAACAGCGGGCGATACCGCAAGCATGAGAACGCCGAAGCGACCGCACACAAGACCAACATGGAGGCGGCGAAGGAAATTGTACGCCAGCTCAAATTACGCGACCTGGGCGGCTTGATCGTGTGCGATTTCATCGACATGCGTGATCGCAAGAACAAGCGGCAGGTCGAGCAGATATTTCGCGATGAGCTAAAGAGCGACCGGGCCCGGTCGAAGGCACTGCGTATGAGTGCTTTTGGTCTGATCGAGGTCACAAGGCAGCGGATGCGGCCCTCATTGCAATCGACTACCTACTTGAAATGCCCGCGATGCGGAGGCAAGGGAATAATCAAAAACCTGGAGTCTCAGTCGCTCGAACTTATGCGGACCCTCAACCTTGCGGTTGCGCGTGGTGATATCAAGCGTATCGAAATGCTTGTCGAGCCCGATGTTGCCAGCTTCATGCTCAACGAAAACCGTGCCGCGATCACTCAGATCGAGACGCAAAGCGATAAGCAGATCCTTATTAAAGGGGATCCAAATGTGCTGGGTGACGACTTCAAGATCGATTGTTTCAATGAACGCGGGAGCAAGGTCCAGTTCATGGGCTGATCAGGTCGATTGAAGCCGGTGGTCGCATTTCCGGGCTCGCGGGTCGAAGAAATTCACATCGCTGTTCCTGTTGACTATTTGTTCTTCAGATAGGATAATGGCGCGACTTTTACAGGATGAAATCTAACTTTAACGGATTGGGTATCAAAGTGCAGTACGATCTTGATTTTGCACGGACAGTTATAGAAGACGAAGCGAAAGCGGTTGGTTCGCTGGCCAGGATTATTGACGGCAGCTTTGAAAAGGCTGTCGATCTAATGTGCAATTGCACAGGTTCTGTGATCGTCAGCGGCATGGGCAAGGCCGGCATCATTGGAAATAAGATCAGTGCGACGCTTGCATCGACCGGAACGCCGAGCCACTTTCTGCATCCGGCCGAGGGGATCCATGGAGATCTGGGGCGTGTGCAGGCAAATGATGTGGTTCTCGCACTCAGTCACAGCGGCGAAAGCGAAGAGATAGTTCGTATAATCGAGCCTCTCAAACAGCGCGAAATAAAGCTGATCTCGATAACAGGCAATCCCAAGTCGAGTCTCGCAAAACACAGTGATGTCGTGCTCGCGATGGGCAAGCAGGTCGAGGCCTGTCCGCTGGGTATCGCACCGAGTGTTTCTACGACGTGCATGCTCGCTTTGGGCGACGCGCTTGCGTTTACGATCATGAAGGCACGCGAATTCTCAACCGAAGATTATGCTCGGTTCCATCCGGGCGGTGCTATAGGCGCGAATCTGATCACCGTCGGTCAGTCGATGATGTTCAAGCCTGGCGAAAAACTGCCGCTTGCACAGACATCGGATACGATCGATGATATGTTCAAAAGGCTCGAAGGGGTCAAGCGTCGTGGTGCCGTAATGGTGGTGAATGACAAGGGCCAGCTCGCGGGGATTATAACGGATGCAGATCTGCGAAGGGCGATGGCGAAATTTGACGGCGAGCTTTTCGCAAAGGGCTGTACGGAAATAATGACGCCGGACTGCAAGAGGGTTACCGCCGAGACACTGGCGGCTGAAGCGATGGCGATCTTCCACAAATATCGGATCGACGAGCTCCCTGTGGTTGACGAAAATGATCGTCCGATCGGCCTGATCGACGTGCAGGACATTGTCGCGATAAAGATCGCAAGATAATAACTAAGATCGAATGGAGCCTACGTGGATTTTTCAAACATAAAGATGCTCGTAATGGATGTGGACGGCGTGCTTACCGAGGGCACCGTCGTTATACATGAAGACGGATCGGAAAGTAAGTTTTTCAGTCTGGTTGACGGCCATGGGATCAAGATGTGGCAGCGGGCGGGCTTCAGAACCGCACTTATCAGCGGCAGAGCTTCCAACGCTACAACCGTGCGTGCTGAGCAGCTCGGTATAGAGCATGTGCAGCAGGGCTGTAAGAAGAAGCTTCCCGCATTTGAAAAGCTGCTCGACGATATGGACATGAATGCGGACGAGGTCGTTTACATGGGTGATGACCTGCTGGATCTGCCGCTGGTTCGCAGGGCCGCCTTCGGTGTTGCAGTTGCCAACGCTGTCAACGAATTAAAAGAACATGCTGATTACGTCACCGACAAGCCGGGCGGCAGGGGCGCGGTGCGTGAAGTAATAGAACTGGTCCTGAAGAGCACCGGACACTGGGACGAACTTATGCAGCGGTATCTTGTCTGAGGCGTAAATATGGATATGCTCAGAAAACTTTTCATATTCGGGCTGACATTCGCGGCTGTTGTGCTTGTGTTTCTGGCACTGACACGGCTGACGGGAACTCCCCAGATCGATCCGACTGCGACCACAGGCGATGAAGAGATCGAGGTGCCGGATTTTGACAACCAGTCCGGGCAGATCGGTGATGTTAAAGTCGCTCCCATCGAGCTTTCACGTTTTGTCAGGCGAGACGACGTGACCGGCGATATAGCAAGGATCTTTGGCTACCAGGAGATTCGCAACCCGGCCGAGGGCAAGGATCGATGGCGTGTCGTTAGTCCCTATATGCAGGTTTTCGGCGACAAATTCACCTGTAATATCGATGCGGAGCGGGGTAACGTTGAGCTGGAGACAATAGCGGGCCGACCGACGCCGGGAGACGCTCAGTTATCGGGGAACGTGCAGATCAAGATTACGCCGAAGCCGGGCAGTTCGATGCCCGAGACAACCGTTTATCTCGATGTGCTGGATTACTACAGTGAACGTTCGGAGTTTTCAACGGATGGTCCCGTGAAGATCGTGTCGAGCCAGGGTGAGATGGCTGGTCACGGCATGGTTCTTATCTATAACGCCAGGCAAGCTCGCATAGAGGATCTGCGGATCCGTGACCTGGACTATCTTCGTATATCGCGGCCTGCCGAGGCAGGGAGCGGTGACGAATCTTCGCAGGAGCAGCAGGTTGCAGATGCCGGGGACGAGCAGGTAAAGCAAGCTGATGAACAAGTAAAAGAACCTGTGGCGGCTCGGGTGGAAACTGGAAAGTCCGGCAGCGAAACAGCAGCAGGTAAAACGAATGACAAGCATGCCAATGTCTCTGAGGAACCCGAGCAGAAATCGAAGCAGGACGCAACGAGCTATCTTTGCCGATTCCTTAAAGATGTTAATGTTCGTTACGGCGACCGGCTCAAGGTGAGCAATGCCAATGAGATGAAGATCGTTAATCTGGCAATGTTAGATTCTGCTGGCAACCAGCAATCCGTTGATGCTGAAGATGATGCGGGTGGTGCTGTCGTTGAAGAATCCAGCGACTCTAAGATCATAACGAAGAACCCGGCTGACATAAAAAGCGGAACTGAAACAGCTAATCACGTTACAGACGAAAAGCCGACAGATAATGGCGGGCAGGTAGTCGCGTCCGCTCAGCACTCTGCATCTGAAGATATCCTGATAACCTGCAGCGGCGGTGTGGTGGTTACACCCATCGATAAATTGCCCGTCGATCAAAAACCCGTTTCGGATGATCGTCTGCTGGTGCTTACCGGTGAGCCCGTTAGGGTCAGCGAGTTGGCTAGTGAAGGAGATAAGCAGGGCGAAACCATAGCGACATGCGGACAGATCGCCTACGACATTGACGAGGATGTTCTGGACCTCACAGCCGGTCCTTCGGAGAAATACGCAACTCTCACGATGGCAGGTGCGGCCGCCGGTTTGCATACCGAAGGCATGGTCAAATATAGAAGAAACGATAATACCGCAACCATAACCGGACCGGGACGTCTGTGGCAAGCAGGGACAGAGGATGAGTCTGGCCAGTCGAACGGTGCAACGCTTGAGTTCGATGATACTATGGATCTTGCGTTTATTGATGCTGGGGACGATTCTGAGGCAGATATGCTTCTGGCTTCGGCAAAGATAACCGGCGGAGTTGCCGCGACCACCGAAAAAGACGATTCGATCATGTCCGCAGAGAATGCTGACTTTATCTTCGATGCTGACAGCAGTATCGAGCGGGCGGATCTTTCCAGGTCGGTCACTTTCTCCGATCCTAATGGTCGGCTGAGCTGCGAATACGCCAGCATTTTCTTCGAGATCGATGACCTGGGGGATCCGTATGCTGTATCTTTGACGAGTTCTGGTGAGCCTGTTTTGGAAATGATACCCGAGGAAGATTCCGAGCCCGCAAAGATTATTTCTTCTAAACTGGATTATGATATAGTCAACGGAAATGCGGTTGCTTCCGGTCCTGTAGAATGTCATTTCTTCATGCCCGCCGACGAACAGGCGGAAGCGGTTGCAGAGCCTATTCCGATCATCATCACCTCCAGCAAAGACGCAAAATATTTTGCGGCTGGATCGGCTGAGTTCAATGGGGACGTAGTCGCGAAAAGCGAGAAAACGGCTGACGGCGTTCTGCAGGAGAGCAGCGTTTACGGCGACAGGCTCGAGGTGGCTTTCGATCCTGATGAGCAGGCACAGTCTGATGCAATCGTTCGAACAGTCGATGTGACAGGCGAAAGCGTTCGGCTGGAATCGATCAGGTCCCAGCAAGAGCAAAAGCTCAGCCACATCAGGCTCAATTGCGACAGCTTCCATTATGATGCGACTGAAGAAATCGTCCTTGCTGAGGGGCCGGGCGAGATCGAAGTGGATAACTCCAATGCTCCGGTTGCTGCGAAGGATCAAGAGGCCGACTCATCTGGTGGCCCTGATCTGAGCGGGCCGTGCTTTGCCAGCATATCAGGGTTTGAAAAACTCGAATGGTTCATCGATGATGCCCGTGTAATCGCGGATGGCGGCGATGAGCAGGTCAATATCGGCTATATTCCCGTTACCGACGGCAAGCCCGGTCCGCGGACCCTTGCTTCGGCGAGCGAGGTGCGTGTACAGTTCAAACCCAGCCCAGTCAATCAGAACAAGTTTGACCTGTCCAGACTTCTGGCCCTGGGAGGTGTTTACTACGAAGAAGCTGACGGGAACGTGTTCGCCGGCAGTGAGCTTGTTTACGACACGGCAGAAGGCTATATGGTCTTCGACGGCAGTGAGGACAATCCGTGTTTTGCGAACGGAGCACGCGTGCCGCGAGTGAAATATGACCTTGAAACGGGTGAGGTGGACACAAGTATTTCGTTTACACCCGGCTCGATCGATGCAAGCCGCCCGGAAGGGCAGTAAGAGGGCAAAATTCGCACTCGCCCGGCAAAAAATGTGTTATTTGCCCTTGATTTCGGGCATGAAATATAGATACTAATGACTCTTTGAAATCGGGCGGTTAGCTCAGTTGGCTAGAGCATCTGGTCGACAACCAGAAGGTCACTGGTTCAAGTCCAGTACCGCCCAATAAGAAGCCTGATTGTCAACTAAGGACAATCGGGCTTTTTTAGTGTCTCAGGGCCGATTTTCGGGGTGTATTTTGAATTCTTGAAAATTTGTGTGCTTGTAGCAGCGGTCTCCGGAATTGTCAGCCCCAGAAATGCCCCCATACTTCGCGAATTGTTCGCCAAGTTATCCGCGCCCCCCAAGCCCTAAACGCCCAGCAAAACCTCTGACAATTCAAAGTTGATCTTTGAGAGTGCACAGATATTGCATTATACGCATTGTGATTAATTCTCATGCTTAATCCATTCAGTATTGCATATTGAGCAGAACATTTCTGAGGTTATATTGTTCCATGCAACTGTTCCTGCGTTGAATATTTCCTCATAATTTTTGTAAACGCGGTTGCTCAAGTAGTGACTCTTCATATAGGCCCAAAGACGTTCTATCGGATTCAATTCCGGA comes from the Anaerohalosphaera lusitana genome and includes:
- the hisI gene encoding phosphoribosyl-AMP cyclohydrolase; the encoded protein is MAADKKIEEGLSFQPKFDANGLITAISQDADSGQVLMVAYMNDEALKLTLETGNAVFFSRSRQKLWKKGEQSGHMQKVQQILVDCDQDCLILKVKVDQGQCHVGYQSCFYRAVKPGTTNELEFVAEKVYDPNEAYKK
- a CDS encoding lysylphosphatidylglycerol synthase transmembrane domain-containing protein; the encoded protein is MSPAWTSTHKQFMTVSIRVLIAAGALYLVFKGEDLTELGDVMLGLNKLVFAGALGLYLAGQAVFVLRWRLISSVQSVHFGFFAGLKLHFLGLFYNNCLPSAVGGDLLRAWYVTKHCDPDRKVEAVLSVAVDRAVGLIGMILMAATFYFLWPVETADAQTAPVTAGEGGGQLVGFLKFGGVLFLCVLFALAVLTASKKGRNWLVSLVSRVEHLFIHVVKTFVTAVGLYSRRMHVILLGIVLTFFSQGLCILGFWLCGRNLGLDVNVKYYYVLFPVSWMIGSLPISIGGVGLMEGWLKIAFTKLSGGQSVLAAAVAICQRLIWLIGSIPGLLIHIFGAHLPTHKEEIFIDSAEEID
- a CDS encoding DUF502 domain-containing protein; translation: MRALKNFRTYFLRGLAALLPTIVTLWIFFQSYMFVENRVSVHVNRWLVQTILLFTDRYSKEFLTDFWVHGPGKITGFFVAIVGVVFIGAFLASVVGRSFWHVIERTLMRAPLIKKVYPFVKQITDFLLTQKTLSFTRVVALQYPRRGVWSVGMVTGTGLKTISKAKNKEFLTVFVPTSPTPFTGYVIMTPRDETIELDMTIEEALRFTISGGVITPSDRETFKQLSESDQKAIDSEK
- the hpf gene encoding ribosome hibernation-promoting factor, HPF/YfiA family, whose protein sequence is MLFTITGKHLDVTEAMKAHAEEKTAKLPRYFDGINQVEVVIEGNEGGRTSVEIIARGEHNNIFIAKEAGDDTYACIDIVVHKLQRQLRKKKQKQRNNKHIPGPSAAGIPPESEEEVA
- a CDS encoding PTS sugar transporter subunit IIA yields the protein MKLKDFICFDAIVPELDSNDRDAVISELVNSLEKAGKTQGIPVDELIEAVIKRENEASTGIGKGIAVPHVKHSGIKKLVGTIGCSSAGVDFSALDKQPTYSVMLLLSPAEDPDRHLQAMECIFKNLQNDDFRKFLRQAQTAEKIKEVVEDVGGK
- a CDS encoding HPr family phosphocarrier protein, translating into MAENIKDIEVEIKNADGLHMRPAMQFVDIASKYDSGITVSNGESTVDAKSIMQVTMLAATCGTRLQIHIEGEDAEDAAEDLRQLVEDKMFDEPAGAPSGDDGRNN
- the ptsP gene encoding phosphoenolpyruvate--protein phosphotransferase translates to MEIRKGIAVSPGIAIAGPLVIDSKDFRIPRRSILPSQREQEVQRVRDAFAGAIHELSKLEKAEGVQKDNIKDIFAVHLRFLRDKSFLARITDFVSEELVTAEYAVSTILREIASHFASIDDVYISERAADIYDIENRLLTQLLGKVQESVEHTSEESVVIAHDLTPTQTASFNKEFIKGFATEAGGRTSHTAIVARTLGIPAVVAIEDLTSAVTPNSTIIIDGNRGVVVVDPDEETRRQYEDYAREFIRLEHELDNLRDKPAVTRDGVVVKLLGNIEFPAEADMVLEKGGEGIGLYRTEFLYLYSGSEPTEEDHYEAYAQTVRNFGEKPVVIRTMDLGADKLPHDSPYPADTNPVLGLRSIRYCLQNLTLFKTQLRAILRASVLGNIRVMFPLITNLQELRQAKMILRDVMEDLDEYEVPYNPSIPIGIMVETPSAALTASLLASEVDFFSIGTNDLIQYTLAVDRSNERVATLSTAADPAVLRLLRSVIHDANKGKIDLSICGEVASDPEFVMLLLGMGVRTLSMASPMIPEIKQIVRSVTIEECNYLARKVATMDSPRQIKNFLRDSATKILPEAF
- a CDS encoding TIGR03936 family radical SAM-associated protein, which translates into the protein MTATENKTLLIWFRVGGSLRFLSHREGATMIERALIRADIPVKFSQGFNPRPRLSLPLPRSVGTACERDLACVGLDAAEPDERLIAEDLARELPAGADLLEIEIREGRISPHASAATYVIPAGKLMEDREFVDAVALLEAKLRKGEPVVVIRRSKKGRTVQKDVSQFIARIENRGGEICIETLITDAGSVRVDELLTLLGVDMTRLAGPITRTNVVWDI
- a CDS encoding Rne/Rng family ribonuclease — encoded protein: MSKEMLINSVQGEECRVAVVDNKKLDELYIERASLVSHVGNMYKGKIVNIEPSIQAAFIDFGLAKNGFLHISDVHPKYLSGKADKSEKIGRRQSLSKRPPIQRCLKKGQELIVQVTKEGIGTKGPTLTTYLSLPGKHIVMMPGMSKVGVSQKIEDEDERKRLKKIIDSLELPKDFGFIIRTAAIGATKRSLRNDVNYLTRLWKAIRKKMETSKAPAEIYKESDLVIRTIRDVFTSSISKIVCDSEIVSKKARDFLSIIQPRLKRRVIYYDGKTPLFHKYGIEQEITNIQSSRVELNCGGSLVIEQTEALVAIDVNSGRYRKHENAEATAHKTNMEAAKEIVRQLKLRDLGGLIVCDFIDMRDRKNKRQVEQIFRDELKSDRARSKALRMSAFGLIEVTRQRMRPSLQSTTYLKCPRCGGKGIIKNLESQSLELMRTLNLAVARGDIKRIEMLVEPDVASFMLNENRAAITQIETQSDKQILIKGDPNVLGDDFKIDCFNERGSKVQFMG